From the genome of Nasonia vitripennis strain AsymCx chromosome 1, Nvit_psr_1.1, whole genome shotgun sequence, one region includes:
- the LOC116738590 gene encoding uncharacterized protein LOC116738590 encodes MELHDTFNPSLEIKEDLELESGESNAKFLWFIKFRNHADSDDLQMMNVLESPVFHAKHDSATKWKLKLYPNGCENEFNGYASIFLFLMSRGVSQMQAYLKLSISKGNGAFIRFAIFDTNMHHGESLAVVGFSKFVKSSYFAKNYNGIHRRCCTV; translated from the coding sequence ATGGAGCTTCATGATACGTTCAATCCAAGCTTGGAAATAAAGGAAGATTTAGAACTAGAATCTGGAGAATCAAACGCTAAATTTCTATGGTTCATCAAGTTTAGGAATCACGCTGATAGCGACGATTTGCAAATGATGAATGTTCTAGAGTCACCTGTTTTTCATGCTAAACATGACTCTGCCACAAAATGGAAATTGAAGCTATATCCAAATGGGTGCGAAAATGAGTTCAACGGCTATGCATCAATATTCCTGTTTCTTATGTCCAGGGGAGTATCACAAATGCAAGCCTACTTAAAACTATCGATTTCTAAGGGGAATGGTGCGTTTATACGATTCGCGATCTTTGATACGAATATGCATCACGGAGAATCCCTTGCTGTCGTgggattttcaaaatttgtcaAGAGTTCCTATTTTGCTAAGAACTACAATGGCATCCATCGAAGATGCTGCACCGTGTAG